The Juglans regia cultivar Chandler chromosome 1, Walnut 2.0, whole genome shotgun sequence nucleotide sequence ATTAGAGGGACAACAACAAGCTCATCACGTTTGTATGAATGAAGCATCCTTTTGGGTAAGAATCTGGGATCTTCCTCTAATGGCACAAAATCACTACGTAGGCAAGTTAGTAGGGAGTGTGCTGGGGAGGTGGAAGAAGTTGATTTAGAGGCTGGTGAACTCGAATGGGGTGAATATATGCGAGTTCGTGTTTGCTTGGATATCACTAAACCATTGTTGCgcaggaaaaaaattaatgtcgGTCTCGATTTTCCATGTTGGATTGGCTTTCAATATGAGAAACTACAAGACTTTTGTTATTGTTGTGGCTGCCTTGGCCATGGCCATAAGGAGTTGAATCGATGGCAGAAAAACCAAACTTTGTATGAAGTTGAAGGGTTCCCTTATGGACCATGGATGAGAGGAGATTTTACGGGGTCTCGTGACTGGGAGAAGAAGCCACCAAGGAAGGTACCTGAGCCGGTGTCTACACCGGTAATGGTAGCTTTAGAAGCAGTTCCGGTAGAGAAGAAAACACTCCCAGTAACGGTAGCGGAGATTCAAGAGGATCAGGATTTTTGAATAACAGAAAATCAGGGTGGAACAAAGGTTGTTAGTGGGATAGATCATGGCCCTGATAAAAAGgaattttcaattcaaaaagGGAAGAGCGTGCAAAGGGATGAGGATGGTGGTTTGAGGGGTGGTGAAAGATCATGATTGAAGAATAAACTAGAGCTTCTTTCAAATGTGGATAAGGAGGGAATGGAGTTATCAAATTTGGGGCCGGTTCCTTCAAAGACTATTGCTGGAGTGGGTTGTATGGGCTTTTCACAAGATCCTTCTTTAGACTTGACCTCTAAAACAAAAACAGTTTCAGGCCCTCGTATGGGGAGAAGGGGCTCCCGTAAACTCCAAGTCACAGTCGACCCTGGTCAACCAACTGAAGGAAAGTTTTGTGGTAGGAGGCATTGTGATGttttggaagatgaagaagaaaaggcaAGACTTCTGAAGAAGCATTCCACTGGTCCATCAGAGAGAGTGGAACATCATGTTGAGTTATCGGCGGAGGCTATTACATAGCCCTGCCGACAACAATGAAAACATTGAGTTAGAATTCCCATGGGCTTGGGAACCTGGGTGGAATTCGGAACCTTTGTAACCTTGTTATGGAGGAAGATCTCGACATTCTGTTCATCCAGGAAACAAGGCTTACAGTTTCTGAAATGAACAAATGTAAGTTTAGTATGGgttttttaaattgcttagcTGTTAGTTGTGAGGGACGTAGGGGAGGATTAGCTTTATTTTGGAAAACAGATGTTGATTTATCTGTGTTACAGTATTCAAAAAATCCCATTCATGTTGTCATTACTGAATTTACACAAGGTGGGAGGAAATGGTACCTTACTGGTATCTATGGATTTCTTGAGGTGACTAAGAGACACTATACTTGGGATCTTATGAGGTCTGTGCATTGTGATGATGGATTGGGAGGGTTATTAATTAGAgactttaattaaataatgcaTCAATACGAGAAGTGGGGTGGAGTTGATAGACCAGAATGGCAATTGAATAACTTTAGAGATGCTATAACTGATTGTGGTGTGAGGGACTTGGGGTATCAGGGTAGTCCCTATACCTGGTCTAATCGAAGAGGGGATTCTGAATGTATTAGTGCTTGATTGGACAGGGCCTTGGCCAATGATACATGGTGTTTGGCAAATTCAATGGCAACTGTGACTCATGGTTGTGTGGCTTATTCTAATCACATTCATGTGTGGGTGGATACAACAGGACCTCAAACACTTTTGTTGGGCCATAAACCTTTCAGGTTTGAATCAATGTGTGCAGGCGATGAAGGATGTACTACTATCGTTAAAAatatttggagggaaagaaatgatgaGGGGAGCCTAAATTCTATGATGCATTTGGTTCGGGAGTGTGGAGAGACATTGCAGAAGTGGAACAAGAATAGTTTTGGGAATGTTCAATTGAAGGTTGCTGAAGCTAAAAGGAGGTTACAGAGTTTGCAAGAGAGAGATCCTACTGGTCTGAATATCCAAGAAAATACACAAGTTAGAGAAGAAGTAAATAAATGGTTGGGAAGGGAAGAAGTGATGTGGTACCAGAGATAAGAAACAATGTGGATTCAGGCTGGGGATCAAAACTCAAGATACTTTCATTCCAAAGCTTCTCAGAGGAGGAGAAAGAATGCTATAAAGAGATTGTAGGATGATCAAGGAAGTTGGAAAGAAGGAAAGGATATGGAAGATCTAACTGTGGATTATTTTAAGCAGTTTTTTTCAAGCTCAGATATGAGAGACCATGTTCAGTCTGTAGCCAGTGTGGAACCGAAAGTCACAACCCAGATTAATGATGAACTGTTGAAGCCATATACTAGAGAAGAGGTTCACCTTGCTCTTACTCAAATGCATCCAACAAAGGCTCCAGGGCCTGATGGTATGTCCCCTACTTTTTATCAAAGTACTGGAATATTATAGGACCTTCTGTTTCTAAGGCAGTGTTAGATGCCATGAATACTGGGGTTTTTCCTATGGAATTAAATCATACATTCATATATCTCATTCCTAAAAAGCAAAACCCTTCTAGAGTAGCTGAATTTCGCCCTATCAATTTGTGTAACGTTCTTTATGAGCTTATATCCAAGGTGGTAGCTAACAGATTGAAGCAAATTTTGCCTTTGATAATTTCTGCTTCTCAGTCAGCTTTTGTACCAAGCAGATTAATTACTGATAATGTTTTAGTGGCATATGAGATCAATCACTTTCTAAGGCAGAAAAGTGTGGGAAAGAAGGGCTACATGTCTATTAAATTGGACATGAGCAAAGCGTATGATCGAGTTGAGTGAGATTGTTTGGAAAGAATTATGACTCAATTGGGATTTGAAGCAAGATAGATCAAACTGGTTATGTTTTGTGTTTCCTCAGTTTCTTTTTCTATCTTGATGAATGGAGTTCCAAAAGGGTGCATCAAACCAACTCgaggattgagacaaggggacccgCTGTCCCCTTATCTATTTCTCTTCTGTACTGAGGGGCTGGTTAATTTGTTAAAACAAGCAACAGGGAACTCTATGGTGTCTGGCATTCCAATCTATAGAGGGGCACCTTTCATAAACCACTtactctttgctgatgatagtgTCATTTTTTGTAAGGCAGATCTGAATCAAACCTTGCTATACAAAATTTGTTAAAGAAGTATGAATTGGCATCTAGACAGAAATTGAATATGGATAAAACCAGTATGGTGTTTAGTAGAAATGTGAGAGATGAGGGTATGGAGGAAATCATAAACCTATGGGGAGGAAGTGTTGTGCAGCAATATGAGAATTACTTGGGTTTGCCTCCAATGATAGGAAGAAAAAAGTCTACTGCATTTTCTGAAATAAAATCGAGTATGGAAGAAACTGCAATGTTGGAAGGAAAAACAGCTCTCACAAGGAGGAAAGGAAGTATTACTGAAAGCAGTAGCCCTTGCTATACCAACCTATGCCATGTGTTGCTTTAAACTGCCTGAAAGTCTTTTAAAAGATCTTGAAGGTATGATGGCCAAATTCTGGTGGGGGGAGAACTAAGGggaataaaaaaatccattggGTCAATTGGAAAAAGATGTGCAAATCCAAGTTTCAAGGGGGTTAGGCTTTGAAGATCTTAAGCTATTTAATATTGCTCTTCTTGTAAAACAAGGCTGGAGGCTTGTCACTCAAATAGACTCTCTCTTGTACCAAGTCTATAAAGCAAGATACTTCCCCAAGACAGACTTTCTGGATTCAAAGATGGGTTATAAGCCCTCCTATGCTTGGAGGGGCATACGGGAATCAAGAAATCTTTTACTGTAGGGTTGTCAAAAGAGAGTAGGGGATGGAAAGACAATAAGAATTTGGCATGATCCATGGGTTTCGGGATACAGAAATTTAGTTCATGAACAAAATGTGGTGGAACAGAATGTTGAGTTGCTTGAAACTGTGGATTCTCTAATAAATATGGAAACCAGATGGTGGGATACTCAAAAAATACaagctctcttcaatccaatttTAGTTGAGAAGATTCTAAAAATTGTTATCTGTCCAATGGGGTATGAAGATAGGTGGATGTGGATGGAGGAGAGGATTGGTGTCTTCAATGTTCAAAGTGCTTATAAACTGCTGCAAAAGAATTGTGACCATGCTGAAGGGGAGAGTTCTAATAGTAGTATTCTTAACAAGCTTTGGAAAGCAATTTGGAAGTTGAAGTTACCTTTGAAAATCAAGATCTTTGCATGGAGACTGTGCAAAGATTGTTTACCAACTGGTTTAAATCTGCTAAAGAAGCATGTGAACATTGATCCAAAATGCAGCATGCGTTCTGATCAGGATGATGATGTGGGGCATGCGATTGTCTATTGTGCTGAGCTGGTTGAGTCTTGGAAAGATCTTTTGCCAATTCTGTTTGTTATACCAAGAcctctttattttgttgatttgaTCCTACATGTGTAGTAAATGGGGACAATAGAGGAGCTGCAGAAGTTCTTTTTAATAGcatggagtttttggtttaggagaaataaaaagatacaTGATGATGTGGTATTTACTCCTAAACATGTTGTTGATCATGCTATGTCTGTGCAAACGTGTTATACCTCCTTTTCTCAACAGAAGAACATAAACAAGAAGAAATATGGCTGCCATTGGAACCCTCCTCCTGCAAGTTTCCTTAAACTAAATGTGGATGGGTCGTTATTTTTTGATCAAAAGAAAGCAGGGATTGGGGCTGTTCTTAGAGATGAAAAAGGAGACATTATTTTTGCAGCTAGCAAGGTGGAATTTCATATTGAAGAGCCTGATATAATTGAGTTGGTGGTAGTAGTAAGGGGTTTACAGTTATGTCTTCAGTTTGGGATCACAAAGGTACAAGTGGAATCAGATTGTAAGCTGCTAATAGATGATTTGCAATACGAGTCTTTCCAATCTGCATCAGAACTAGCAAATTTGGTATTAGAAATTTAGGAGTTAAAAAGTTGATGTCTTATTTTGATGTTTGTACATGTCAGTTTGTTAATCAGTTGGGAAATAGTGCTGCTCATAAGTTAGCTAGAATGGCTTGGAACATTGATGATTTGGTTGTATGGGGGGATTCTGTACCTGAGTCTATTGCCCATATCATTTGGGTGGAAAATATTTCTTGTAATCCTTGATGCAATATACGAAAACcttcttatccaaaaaaaaaaaaaaaaaaaaagataaaagccCCAGCTCCTTTTGTAACCTTTTAACAATATCATCATTATGAGAACCTTCATTATCCTGCTCCTATTTCAGTCTTACTGTTTTTTCCTTGATAAGGAGCTCATCACTGTTCCCTTTCTTTCTACTCCACAATAACAGCTCCCTTTTGCAATTATGGAACTTGTTCTTTACCACCCTTAAATAGCCCTGCCCACCAGGCCTTCTCGACCACAGTCCTTCAACTACAACACCCCCTTCCTCATCCATGGCCCAGTTAGCTTCAAATCTAAATATTCTTTGACCTTTCCTTTTCTCCATACTCCCTTTCTCTATGCTCAACAACAGAGCTTTATGATTTGATTGCGAAGATGTTAAAACCTCCACCTCATGACATCTAACGAAATCTGTCCAGCTGCAATTAGCTACAGCCCTATCAAGCCTTTCCTTGGTGAAGGAATTATCCTCATGTCGATTACTCCATGTGAATCTACACCCCTTCCATCTTAAATCAAAAATAGAATTCTCTTCCAAAGCTTGTCGAAAATCATTCATCTGCCCCTTAGGTCGAGGCCTTCCTCCACTCTTCTCCCCTTGACAGACCACCTCATTGAAATCACCTATCAAGCACCATGCCATCTGCTCTTGGGGTCTGAGCAGTGACATCAACCTCCAAGTCTCCCTCCTTCTCCTCACCTCAGGATGGCCATAGAACCCCGTTAACAACCACCTAATCTCCCTTTAATATACGCACTAATATGATGCTGTGAGAAGTTCAGAATTTCTAACCTCACTTCCTTCCTCCACAACACAACAACACCAATCCTCCCTTCCTCCCTATTGGCTCCACTACAAAACAACCTTCccatctcattctttttttaattccttCAAAGTTTTTAGCTACTAGTTTAGTCTCAATCAAAAACACAACCTCGGGTCTCTTATTCTTCACCAACAGATGAAGAGCCTGAACTGTccgggggttcccaagcccccggcagttccaacttaggatTTTCATAATGATTGGCAGGGCTGGTAACCAGCCACTGCCATAGATGAAGAGACAGACCCTTCCATCACCTCCTCTGTTTTCCTTCCCTTCTTGTACACCCCCTCAACCTCCACCTCACTTGAAACAACTCCAGATGTACGTTTGGAAGCACTCTTTGGGTTAACAGAACCATAAGCCCCTACTACTCTAGCCCTCTTCCATCTGCCTCGTCTCCCTCACTAAATCAGCCCCAACAGATTCATATGGATTGTTACTGCACTCCACATAGCCTTTACTTTCACAGTTGCTATCTACAAGTATCGTAGTACCAACCCCTCCACCTTTATTTCAGAGCTTGCATCAAACACCACCTCAGCACCTGCCAATACAACGGTACATTCATTCTCACCCTCCCTCTGATCACTCTCAACACTAGTATCCCCTCCATCATCTTCCAACCCTTCCCCAGATCAACAGAAACACTATCGAAGATAGTCTCAACCTCTCCCGCACCCTCAATCCCACTCTCTCCATCAATTCCATCTACACTCCCCTCCCTCCTACTCCCTTGTTCTCCCACGCCCTCAATCTCGCCCTCTCCATCATCCCCATATCAACTCCGCTCCTCCCTACTCCGTTGTTTACCATTAAGATTTCGTCGTGGATTATAGGTTGCCCTGAGCCAAGACCTGTATTGCGACCCCAATCCCTTACCTCGCATTGCACTCTCCTTCAATCCCCTACACCCCTCCACCCCGTGACTGATCACTCCATAATTGAAGCACAGTTTTGGAAGCTTCTCATACTTTAGCGGGATCCAGATCTTATTCCCCAACAGCATTGCCGTCCTCCCTCACGCCACCTTCTTCTTCAGATCAACTTCAATTTTAACTCTCAAGTATTTTCCCCATCCAATTCCATTATCAAATACGTCTACTTCTTTCACCACACCAATGGATGAACCAATTCGATTTCCCATCTCATCCGTCATGCATGCTGAAGGAAGATTGAATAACTGTACCCACATATCTTCTCTATCAAATTCCATTGATTGTGGTGGTGTAAAACCATAGGTTCAGTACAAGCAAATGATTATCGAACAACCACGGTTTACCTTCCATCACCCTTACCTTATCCCGCTTATGCTCAAAAGTGATGACGAATAGATTCGACTCAATCTCGTGAAACACTATAGATCCCTCCGTGCGCCAGATCTTCAGCAATGTAGCTTGAATTACAGCCTTACTTATCTTTCTATCGGAGATCAACTTCCCTACTAAACTTCGTTCCCCTTCCTCGAGGACCTTCGCCGATTGTCCAGAGTCCAGATCAATAGTCTCAATTTCCTCCTTCGTCAACTTAAGCTTCTATCACTGCTCTTTCAAACCTTCCATTACCTCTCTCCAGCCTGCAACCAAGCTACGAGAAACTCCTCTTCCTCACTTACCAAGCAATCCGAGACTCAAGCTCCACCTTCGCGCTCTCCATAGAGGCGAAGAGGAGAGTTTTTCGTTTACATCAAATCTAAATCTATTAATTTCGTATCTTGTTAGTATTGGGTTTACGGTCGTGTACACACATAGACTACTAATATAGATATGATGAAAACATTACACGCAAAT carries:
- the LOC108989062 gene encoding uncharacterized protein LOC108989062: MGYEDRWMWMEERIGVFNVQSAYKLLQKNCDHAEGESSNSSILNKLWKAIWKLKLPLKIKIFAWRLCKDCLPTGLNLLKKHVNIDPKCSMRSDQDDDVGHAIVYCAELVESWKDLLPILRNKKIHDDVVFTPKHVVDHAMSVQTCYTSFSQQKNINKKKYGCHWNPPPASFLKLNVDGSLFFDQKKAGIGAVLRDEKGDIIFAASKVEFHIEEPDIIELVVVVRGLQLCLQFGITKVQVESDCKLLIDDLQYESFQSASELANLFVNQLGNSAAHKLARMAWNIDDLVVWGDSVPESIAHIIWVENISCNP